GCGGGTGGGCACGAACACCGGCATCGGCTCCGAGGCGCTGGTGGCCGACGGCACGCCGCAGCAGAAGGCACGCTACCTGCCGCTGCTGGCCAGCGGCGCCTTGACCGGCGCGTTCGCATTGACGGAGCCCGATGCCGGCTCGGATGCGACCGCGCTGAAGACGAGCGCCACACGCGACGGCGAGCACTACGTGCTCAACGGAACCAAGTGCTTCATCACCAATGCGCCGATCGCGGGGCTGTTCACCGTGCTGGCGCGCACCGATCCGCAAGACCGCTCCGCCCGTGGCATCTCGGCCTTCCTGGTCGAGCGCGGGACGCCCGGGCTTTCGACGGGAGAGGCCTACCGCAAGATGGGGCAGGCCGGATCGCCCGTGTCCGAGGTGCTTCTGAGCGACTGCCGCGTGCCGGCCGACAGCCTCATCGGCGGCGTGGAGGGCATGGGTTTCAAGACGGCGATGAAGGTGCTCAACAAGCAGCGCATCCACCTGGCGGCGCTGTGCACGGGACCTGCCATACGCATGCTGGATGAAGCCGTCGCGTGGACCTGCGAGCGCCGCCAGTTCGGCCAGCCGGTGGCCGGCTTCCAACTGGTGCAGGCCCTGATCGCCGACTGCCAGACCGAAATCCAGGCGGCGCGCGCGCTGATCCTGCAGACCGCGCGCCAGCGCGACGCCGGCGAGGACGTGACCATGCAGGCGTCGATCTGCAAGTACTTCGCCTCGGAGATGTGCGGGCGCGTGGCGGACCGCTGCGTGCAGATGCTGGGCGGCACGGGCTTCATCCAGGGCCATCCGGTCGAGCGCTTCTACCGCGACGTCCGGCTGTTCCGCCTCTACGAAGGCACGAGCCAGATCCATCAACTGAACATTGCCAGGCGCACCATCGCGGCGGCGGGCTACCGGCTGGGCGACTGAGCGAGCGGTATCAAAGAAAGCAAGATCCGGGAATATCGAATGAACCACTCTTCTTCCATGCAGCCGCTTGCCGGCGTGCGTGTGCTGGACCTCTCCAGGGTCATGGCGGGCCCGCTGTGCGGCATGGCGCTGGCCGACCTGGGCGCCGACGTGATCAAGGTCGAGCACCCGGAGCGCGGCGACGACACGCGGGACTGGGGCGTGCGCATCGGCAGCCACAACACGTCCTACTTCAACAGCTGCAACCGCAACAAGCGCTCGATCTGCGTGGACCTGCAGGACAAGGACGGCCAGGAACTCGTGCGCAAGCTCGCGGCGCAATGCGACGTGGTGATCCAGAACTTCAAGTACGGCGGCGCGCAGAAGATGGGGCTGGGCTATGAAGACCTGCGCAGCATCAACCCGGAGATCATCTACTGCTCGATCTCGGGCTATTCGGTGCTGAGCGACGAGAAGGCGCGGCCGGGCTACGACCTCGTGATCCAGGGCGAGACCGGCTTGATGGCCATGAATGGCGAAGAAGGGCAGGGGCCGCTGAAGTTCGGCATTGCCGCGGTCGACATGTTCACCGGCATGTACTCGGCCCAGGCCATCCTGGCTGTGCTGTACGAGCGCACGCGCACCGGCGAAGGCCGCCACATCCAGATGTCGCTGTACGACAGCGGGATGATGATCACGTCCTACTACGGGCTGACCGCCTGGCTCAACCGGGGGGATCCGGCGAAGTTCGGCAACTCGCATCCGTCGATCGTGCCGTACGGCGTGTTCGAGGCCGCGGACGGACCGCTGGTGATAGCGGTCGGAAACAACGGCCAGTTCAAAAGGTTCTGCGACGAGGTGATCTTCTGCCCGGAACTGCCTGTCGATCCGAAGTTCGCCACCAACACCGAACGCTCCAGGCACCGGCACGAACTGCTGCCCATACTGCTCGGCAAAGTCGGCCAGTTCTCGCGCGCCGATCTCATCGGCCGCATGAACAAGGCCGGCATTCCCTGCGGCGAGGTGCTCGGCCTCTACGAGGCGCTGCAGTCGGAGCGCACGGCGCAGACGCAGGTCTGGCACCGCTTCGAGGACACGCAGGCGGGAGCGCAGGCCGTCCACGCGCCGCCCTACATCATCGACGGCGCGCGCGCCGGTGTGCGCCATCCGCCGCCGCACCTGGGGGAGCACACGGCCGAAGTGCTGCGCGAGCTGCTCGACATGGGCGAGGCGCAGCTCGAAGCCCTGGGCAGCAGGAGCATCATCAAGTAAGCGGGCAGGGCCCGAGGGCCCTGCCGCTTACTGCGCCTGCTTGGGCAGGTTGAGGCTTTGCAGCAGCGGAACCCAGCGGTCCGCCTCGGCCTTGATGAACTTGCCCAGTTCTTCGGGCGTGCCGCCCTGGGGCTCCATGCCGATCGCGTGGGCCCGGGCCACGAACTCGGGGTCGGCGATCACCTTGTTCACGGCCTTGTTCAGGCGGTCGATCGCCGGCTTGGGCGTGCCGGCAGGCACCGAAAGGGAATACCAGAGCCTGGCTTCCATGTCGAAGCCCTGCTCCTTGAAGGTGGGCGCATCGGGCACCTGCGGCAGGCGCTGAGAGTCCATCACGCCCAGCACGCGCAACTTGCCCGACTTCACATAGGGCAGCGATCCGGTGATGGATGTGCCGTGGATGTCGATCTGGTTGCCCAGCAGGGCCTGGAGCGCAGGGGCGTCGCCGTTGAAAGGAATGTGCAGCGTGCTGAAGCCCTGTTCCTTCTCGAAGGCGAGGGGAGCCAGGTTCGTCAGGATCGCCGCCCCCGGCGAACCGCGGTTGATCTTGCCCGGGTTCTGCTTGGCGTAGGCCACCATTTCCTTGATGTTCTTGTACGGCAGGTCGGTGCGGCCCACGACGATGGCGGGTTGGTAGGCGATCTGCGTGACCGGCGAGAAATCCTTCGCGGGGTCGTAGGGCAGCTTGTCGTAGAGAACGCTGTTGTTCGCGAGCGTGCCGAGCGAGGACACGAGCACCGTCTGTCCGTCCGGCTTCGCGCGGGCGACGTAGTCGGCCGCGAGGATGCCGCTGGCGCCGGGCTTGTTCTCGATGATGACGTTGAGCCCCTGCTTGTTGAGCTCCTGGGCCAGGATGCGGCAGTACTGGTCGGTGCCGCCGCCGGCCGCGAAGGGCACGACGATGCGGGTCACCTGCTGTGCGAGGGTGGGGGCGATGGCGCAGGCACACAGTGCCAGCCCCATGACGAGTTTGCGATAGCTCATTTTGTCTCCAGCTTCGGTCCGGATCCGGACTCTCGAATCAGTCTAGATGGCCGCCCGGCGTGTGGATCGGCAGGGAATGAAAAGCAGCTTTGCGTGATCCGCAGCCGGGAGCCACCGGCCCGCCCACACACTTGGCCGATGACCGTGAAGATCACCAGAGTCGGGACGACCAAGGATCAATTGGGCGAGAGCCCCTGCTGGGATGCCGACGCCCAGGCCCTGACCTGGATCGACGCACTGCCCGGCACGCTCTGGAGGCTGCCCCTGGATGCCGTGCAGGCCGAACGCCACCAGCTGCCCGCGCCCGTGGGCTCGATCGCGCCCTGCCGCAGCGCGGCCGTCGTGGTGGCGCTGCGCAACAGCTTCGCGCGCTATGACTTCGCCACGCGCAGGCTGGAGCATCTGGCCGGCATTCCCGTGGACCATCCGAGGGTTCGCTTCAACGACGGCAAATGCGATGCGGCCGGCAACTTCCTGGCGGGCACCATGCACATCGACCGCCAGGCCGGCGAGCCCGTGATGGGCGGGCTCTACCGGCTGCGCACCGACTGCCGGGTGGAACAACTGGCCGACGACATCGGCTTTGCCAATGGGCCTTGCTTCAGCCCCGACGGCGCCGTGCTGTACCTGGCCGATAGCCTGGAGCGGATCATCTGGGCCTACGACTACGACCCGGACGGTCCCCTGCGCAACAAGCGCGTCTTTGCTCGCACGCAGGCCCTCGACTCCGGTCCCGACGGCGCAACGACCGATTCGCAAGGGTTTCTCTGGACCGTGCTGACCCGCGCCGCCAGGCTGGCGCGCTATGCGCCGGACGGCGAACTGGACCGCGTGATCGAGCTGCCGGTGAGCTATCCGACGAGCATCTGCTTTGGCGGGCCGCGCCTTGAACACCTGTACCTCACGAGCATTTCGCGCAGCACGCGGCTGGAGGGCACGCTGGCGCAGGACGGCGGCCTGTTCCAGCTCGAGGGACTTCCCGCGGCGGGACGACTGCCCCATCATTTCGGAGATTGCTAGCCGGTCTCGCTTCTCATCGCGTCCGCCACGTAGTCCACGAAGGCCCGCACCTTCAGCGGAAGCACACGGCTTTGCCGGAAGACGGCGAAGATGCCGTTCGAGAAGGCCCGCACCGCGAATCGGTATTCGGGCAGCAGCCGCACCAGGGCGCCTTCGCGCAAGTCGTCGCGAACGGTGGCCTCGGACAGCAGCGCCACGCCCATGCCGCCGATGGCGGCCAGCCGCAGCACCTCGCCGTTGTTGGCGCTCAGCACGCCCTGGATGAGCAGCTCCTGCTGCTCTCCGGCCTGGTCGATGTACTTCCAGGTGGTGATCTCGCGGTCGCGCCGATAGGTGAGGCAGCGCACCTGCGGCAAGTCGGAGGGATGCCGGATGCGGGAGTAGGTCTTCAGGAAGGCCGGGCTGGCCACCAGCACCTCGTCGCTCGACAGCAGCCGCTTGATGACGAAGCCCGAGTCGTTGGACTCACCGGTGCGGATGTCGACATCGAAGTCCTGGTCCACCAGGTTGATCGGATGCTCCGAGAGTTCCAGCTCGACGCGGATGTCCGGATAGAGCTCCGCGAAACGCGGCAGCAGCGGTGCCAGCACCCGCAGGGCGATGTGTGTCCGGGAGTGCACGCGCAGGCGGCCTTCCGGCCGTTCGCGCGCGCTGTGCACGGCCTGCTCGGCCTCGTTCATGAGCTCCAGCATCGCCTCGGCCCGCTCCAGGAAGGCCTGGCCCGCTTCGGTCACCTTGAGGTTGCGGCTGGTGCGGTCCACCAGTTGCACGCCCAGTTCTTCTTCCATCGCACTGATGCGCCGGGAGATGGTCGCCGGCGAAAGACTGAGGCTGCGGGCCGCGGCCGAGAGGCTCCCCTTGCGCTGGGTGGCGACAAAGATGCGCAGCGAATCGAGCGCTTTCATTTCGAAAGACGCAAAGAAGCTGTGCATGCGCTGGTGATCCAGCGAGGGCTTGAGTTCCTACGATTGGCCTCGATCAGAACCAGCCAACCAGGAGCAACAGCGATGGACTTCGGAATCTTCATTTTGATGCAGCAACGGAACAAGCATAAGACGTCCCACCAGATTCTGCGCGACGCCGTCGAGCAGACGCGCCTGGCGGACGAACTGGGCTTCGGTGCCGCGTGGTACGCCGAGCACCACTTCAGCAACTACGGCATGTGCTCGTCGCCGCTGACCATGATCGCGCACTGCGCCGCGGTCACGCGCAACATCCGCCTGGGGACGGGCATTGTCGTCGCTCCGCTGTACACGCCGGCGCGCCTGATCGCGGACGTGGCGATGGTCGACCAGCTGTCCAACGGACGCCTGAACCTGGGCATCGGCTCTGGCTACCAGCACTTCGAGTTCGAGCGCTTCGGCGTGTCGCTGGAGTCGGCCAAGGGCCGCACCTTCGAGATGCTCGACATGCTCGAGGCCGGCCTGCGGCAGCCCAAGTTCAGCTATGACGGCGAGTACTACCAGCAGCCCATGAGCGCGATCAGCCAACGCGCGGTGCAGCGGCCGATGCCGCCGATGTGGATCACCAGCGTCGACCCGGCCTTCCTGTCGCGCGCAGTGAAGTCCGGTCACCACGTGTTCGTCTCCGGCGGCGACGGCGGGCTGGAGAAGCTGGCGAGCACCCGTGGCCTCATCGACAAGGTGGCCGCGGCCGAGGGCAAGGACCCCGCGGGCGTGCAGGTCGGCCTGCTGCGCGCGGCCTTTGCGAGCAACGACAAGGCCGAGGTGGAAAGCTACCTCGAGTGCGCGCGCTACCAGCGCCGCATCGCCGTCAGCCTGAAGCGCCGCACCGCGCAGATCGCCGACGACTACCAGGTCGAGGAAGGCATCGTCGAAGGCGAACCCTCGCTGGACGAGATGCGCGCGCTGCTGCCCGTGGGCGACATCGACACCGTGATCGAACGCGTGGTCAACGAGATCCGCACGCTCAAGCCGGTGCACTATTGCTTCCAGACCCAGATGGGCGACTTCGACCACCCGACCATGCTGCGCCAGCTCGAGGTGTGGGGCAAGGTCATCATTCCGACGGTGCAGCAGGAGATCGCCAACGATCCGCCGCACCGGCCGGCGGCCAAGGCCGAACTCGCCGCGGCCTGAGCCCGGGTGCCTGGAGACGCCATGTCCGAAGCCGCCGAAGGCATCCGCTCGCTCATCGAGCCTGCCCAGTTCCGCCAGCTGCTCGGTTGCTTTCCGACCGGCGTGGCCGTCATCACCACGCGCGCACCCGACGGGCAGCCCGCGGGCCTGACCTGCAACTCGTTCAGCTCGGTGTCGCTGGATCCGCCGCTGGTGCTGTTCAGCCTGCGCAATGCCAGCCGCCTGCTGTCCACCTTCCAGGCAGCGGACGGCTTTGCCATCAACATCCTGTCCGAGCAGCAGGACGCGCTGTCGGGCCGCTTCGCGTCGAGCAAGATCGAGGACAAGTTCGACGGCGTGCCCTGGCGCGCCGGCTCGCTGGGCATGCCGTTGATCGACGACTGCCTGGTGGGCTTCGAGTGCAGCGTGCATGCCGCGCACGAGGCGGGCGACCACACCATCTTCATCGGCGAGGTGCGCCACCTGAGCGCCGGGGCGTCCGAGCAGGCGCTGGTGTTCTACAAGGGCGCCTACATGAAGCTGGCCGAGTCGCTGCGCAAGCTGGTCGTGGAAGGGCGGCTGGGAGACGCCGACATCGACGAGGCCTATCGCACGCTCTACGGCACGCTGCTGCGCCTGGCCAGCGAACGCGCCACCGAGGCCGAGCTGGACGCGGTGCACGAGGCCGCCGACACCATCGAGGCGCACCCCGACGACGCACCGCTGAAGGAGCGCATTGCCTCCGCCAGCGCGTTCTTCGCCTCGATCGCGGCCGCAGGCCACAACGAGGCGCTGACGCTGATGGCGCAGACCATGACCAGCGTGCTGCGCGAGCGCATGACGCACGTGCTCTCGGTGCGTCCGCGACCCGACCTTTTTCCGCTGCGCCGCAAGGTGGCGCACAACCTGCGCCGGCGCGATGCCGACGGCGCCGCGGCCGCCCTGGACGAGCTGATCACGCAGTTGCGCAGGGGCTGAGCCTTTCCGTCATTCCACAGGAGACAAGATGTCCATCGACTACGCCGGCTTCCGGCGCGAACTCGAATCGTTCGCGCGCGATGCCTGCCCACCCGAGATCCGCGCCGTCGTCGCGGCCGGGCAGAAGATCACCAAGCGCGAGTACCAGGCCTGGCAGAAGATCCTCGCCACCCGTGGCTGGGGCGCGCCGAGCTGGCCGGTCGAAGCCGGCGGCACCGGATGGGACATCCGCCAGCGCCTCATCTTCGAGGAGGTGATGGCCGAGAACGACTGTCCGCCTCTCTATCACCACGGCCTGGGCCACATCGGCCCGGTGATCATCCGTTTCGGCACGCCCGAGCAGAAAGCCCGGTTCCTGCCGCGCATCCTCGACGGCTCGGACTGGTGGTGCCAGGGCTATTCGGAGCCGGGCTCGGGCTCCGACCTGGCCTCGCTGTCGACCAGTGCGCGGCTCGACGGCGGCGAGTGGGTCGTCAACGGCCAGAAGATCTGGACCTCGCATGCGCACGAGGCCAGCATGATCTACATGCTGGTTCGCACCTCGAAGGAGGCGAAGAAGCAGGAAGGCATCTCGCTGCTGCTGGTGCCCATGGACAGCCCGGGCATCACCGTGCGCCCCATCAAGACCATCGACGGCTGGCACCACCTGAACGAGGTGTTCTTCGACGAAGTGCGCGTGCGCGCCGACAACCTCGTGGGCGAGGTCGGCAAGGGCTGGACCTGCGCGAAGTTCCTGCTCGAGCGCGAACGCCTGCCGCCGGCCAACGTGGCGCGGCTGGAGCTCATGCGCCGCCAGGTCACGCAACTGGTCGAGGAGGCGAGCCGCGCCGCCGCGGGCCGGCGCGACTTCGGCGGGCTGCACCACAAGCTGTTGCTGTGCGAGGCCGACGTGAAAGGCGCCCGCGTGATGATGGCGCAGGCCACCGACGACCTGATCCACCAGCGCCCGCTGGGGGTGCAGCCCTCCGTCATCAAGATGACCTGCGCCGACGTCGCGCAGCGCCTGACGACCATCGCGCTGGACGCGGTCGGCCCCGATGCGGCCCATCGCTTCCTTGCCGATGCGGGGGATGACGTGCCCGACGCCACCTGGATACAGAACTACATGTTCACGCGCGCCCGCACCATCGCCGGCGGCACCTCCGAGGTGCAGCGCAACGTCGTCGCCAACGAACTGCTGGGAGCCTGAGCCATGTCCACATCTTTCCCATCGCTCTTTCCCGGCATGCTGCTGGATTCGGCGAGCCGTTACGCCCAGGACCACGCGGACCGGGCGCTGCAGGGCGACCCCGTGCGCGAACTGGGCTGGACGGCCACCCTCGTGCCCGAGGAGGCCGGCGGCGTCGGCGGCAGCCTGAGCGATCTCGCGTCCATCGTCGAGGGGCTGGCCACGCATGGCCTGCAGCTTCCGGTGGTTGAGACCTGCGCCGTCGTGCCGCTGCTGTTGCAGGCCGCGGGTGCAGAGACGGCCGGGCGCTGGCTGGAGGCCGTGGCCGAGGGCAGCGCGCAGGTGGCGCCGCTGACCGCGCTGTCCGGCATGCCCGACGACACCGCCCTGGCGGCCCGGCACCTGGACATCGGCTACGAGCTGGGCGGCAAGGTGCAGGGCGTCGACGTCACGCTGCCTGCCTCGCACTACCTGGTGCCCGCGCGGGTCGATGGCGAGGACGCCATCTTTCTGGTCGACGCCGAGCGCGTCGGCGCACCGAAGGCCCGCTACAGGACCACGGAGGGCCGCGAGGGCGCGGACTTCGTGCTGCAGGGGCTCGCCGTGCCCGAGGGCGCGTGCATCGCGCGTGGCGCTGCCGCCCGCGAGGCGCTGGAGAAAGCCACCGATGCTGCCTTGCTGCTGACCGCCGCCGACACGGTGGCCGCGATGGCCACGCTCATCCGCCAGACCGTCAGTCACCTGAAGGAGCGGCGCCAGTTCGGCGTGGCGCTTTCCACTTTCCAGGTGCTGCGCCATCGCGTGGCCGACATGTACGTGAAGTACCTGGGCGCCAAGGGCCTGGTGATCCATTGCTTCCACGAACACGAGCAGCACGCGGCCGGCCTGCGCCGCACGCTGCGCCTGGCCAAGGTGTCGCTGGCCGAGTCGGCGCGCGCCTGCGCCGAATCGGCCATCCAGATGCACGGCGGCATGGGCGTGAGCGAGGAGGTGCTTGCCACCCGCACCGCGCAGCGCCTCATCGCCTCGGAGTTCCGCTACGGCGACCGGCTACTGCATGTCGCCCGGTTGCTGGCGCCGCAGGCGTGCGCCACGCCGATTCCTTCTCTTTCCAACCAAACCGGGAGTGTGCGATGAGCATCAATCTGGAAGTTTCCGACCACATCGCCGTCATCCGGCTGGACAAGCCGCCGGTCAATGCGCTCGACCGCGCCACCCGCCGCCGCCTGATCGAGATCTTCGACGAGGTGTCCGAGCGCGCCGACGTGCGCGTGGCGATCCTCACGGGCACCGGCAAGTTCTTCTGCTCCGGCGCGGACCTCAAGGACCGCCCCGACGCCGGGAAGGCGGGCGACTTTCTCGACCACAACCGCTGGACGCGCGAGACCGGCAACGCCATCCGCGAATGCGCCAAGCCGGTGATCGCCGCGGTCAACGGTCCCGCGCTGGGGGCGGGCTTCGGCCTCATGGCCGCCTGCGACATCTTCCTGGCGAGCGACGACGCCACTTTCGCCATGCCGGAGATCAACGTGGGGCTCGCGGGCGGTGTCTCGATGCTCAGGACCATGTTCGGGCGTTCGTTCACGCGCCGCATGTTCTTCACCGGCATGAAGGTGTCCGCGGCCGAGCTGTACCGCCGCGGCGTGCTCGACGAGGTGGTGCCTGCCGGGGAGCTGATGCCGCTGGCCATGGAGATCGCGCAGGAGATCGCCTCCAAGGCACCGATGGCCGTGGCCTATGCCAAGCAGGCCGCCAACATGATGGACCTGATGCCGCAGCGCGACGGCTACCGCTTCGAGCAGAACATCACCATGGCCCTGTCGCGGACCGAGGATGCGCAGGAGGCCCGCAAGGCCTTCCTGGAGAAGCGCAAGCCTGTCTACAAGGGGCGCTGAGATGCAGGCCGTGGAAGTGGGGCGCGGCATGGACGCGCTGTTCAGCCCGCGCTCGATCGCCATCTTCGGTGCGTCGGACGACGTCACCAAGATCGGCGGCCGTCCGCTGCAGTTCCTGCAGAAGTATGGCTACGCGGGCGGCATCTACCCGATCAACCGCAAGGGCGGCCTGGTGCAGTCCCTGCCGGCCTATGCGAGCGTGGACGACGTGCCTGAAGTACCCGAGCTGGCCGTGGTCGCCGTGCCGCCCGCGGGCGTGCTCGACGTGGTGCGCGGGTGTGCCCGGCGCGGCGTGAAGGCCGCGGTGATCCTGTCCGCCGGATTCTCCGAGATGGGAGACGAGGGCCGCCAGCTGCAGGAGCAGATCGGCGAGGTGGCCCGCGCCACCGGCATGCGCGTGGTCGGCCCGAACTGCCTGGGCGCGATCGGCGTGCCCGACAGGAGCATCGCCACCTTCTCGGTGGCGCTGGAGTCGTCGTTTCCCGTGGCCGGCTCCGTGGGCATCGTCTCGCAGAGCGGCAACCTGGGCAGCTTCACGCTGCGCCTGGCCGGCGAGCGCGGCCTGGGCGTCAGCCGCATGCTGACCACGGGCAACGAATGCGACGTGGACATCGCCGACGCCATCGCGTCTCTGGCGGGCGACCCCGGCACCCGCGTGATCCTGTGCTGCATGGAAACCTGCCGCGACGGCGACAAGCTGCTCCGGGCCATGGCCATGGCCCGCGAGGCCGGCAAGCCGCTGGTGGTGCTGAAGGTCGGGGTCTCCGAGGCAGGCAGCGAGGCCGCGGCCTCGCACACCGGCGCGCTGGCCTGCTCCGACGCCGTGTTCGACGCCGTGCTGCGCAAGGGCGGCGCCATTCGCGTGCCCAGCATCGAGCAGTTGCTCGAAGTGGGCCACGCGCTGTCCGTCGTCGGCCCGGCGCATGTGCCGGGCGGCAACCGCGTGGCCGTGCTCACAGCCTCGGGCGGCTTCGGCGTGCTGCTGGCCGATGCGGCCAGCGCGCAGGGCCTGGCTTTGCCCAAGCTGGCCGCGCACACGCAGGAGCGCATCCTGTCGGTGGTGCCCTTCGCCTCGCCCTCCAATCCGGTGGACATGACGGCGCAGGTGTCGAGCCGGCCCGAAGTCCTGGCGCAGATGCTCGATGCCGTCGCGCGGGATGCCAGTTGCGACGCGCTGATCCTGCAGTCGGCCAACGCCTTCCACCTGCCCCGTCTGCGCGATGTGTTTCTTTCCGCGCTGGAACAGTTGCGCAAGGACCATCCCTCGCGCCTGATCCTGCTGTGTGCCCGCGCGCCCCACGAGGTGCGGGCCACGCTCAACGGCATGGGCTTCCCGGTGGTGGAGGGCATCGATGCCGCTTGCGCGACCCTGGCCGCGCTGTTGCGCTTCGGCGCGCGAGGCACCACGGAGACCGCCGCGGCGGCCATCGAGCGCATGCCGCTGGCGGCGGAAGCCTTCGCCACCGAGGCAAGCGCCAAGGCCGTGCTGTCGCAAGCCGGCCTGCCCGTGCCGCAGGAGGTGATCGCAGCCAACCGTGACGAGGCGCTGGCTGCGGCTCGTGCGCTGGGCTTTCCCCTGGTGCTGAAGATCGTCTCGCCCGACATCGCCCACAAGACCGAGGTCGGCGGCGTGTTCGTCGGCGTGCAGTCCGAGGCGCAGCTGCTCGAGGAATACGCGAACCTGCTGGCGCGCGTGGCGCAGAAGGCGCCCGAAGCCCGCATCGCCGGCGTGCTGGTCGCGCAGATGGTGCAGGGGGGTGTCGAGCTGATCCTGGGCACCAAGAAAGACCCGGTGTTCGGTCCGATGGTGATGGTCGGGCTGGGCGGCATCTTCGCCGAGATCTTCAAGGACGTGGCGTTGCAGCCGGCGCCCGTCGACGAGGCGCAGGCCACCGCCATGCTGCGCTCGCTCAAGGCCTTCGCGCTGCTCGACGGCGCGCGCGGGCGGCCCCGGGCCGACGTGCAGTCGGCCGCCAAGGCGGTCGCGGCGCTGTCGCGATTCGCCATGCGCCATGCCCAGGACGTGTCGGAGATCGATATCAACCCCTTGATGGTGCTGGAGCAGGGGCGCGGCGCCCATGCGCTGGATGCGCTGCTCGTGCCCGAGGAACAAACCACGAAAGCCAAGCCATGAACATGTCTCTTTCAGGCCGTGCGGCCTTCATCAGCGGCGCCGGCCACGGCATCGGCCGCGCCACCGCGCGCGCCATGGCGCGCCTGGGCGCGACCGTCGGCATCAACGACCTGAAGCCGGAATTCGTAGAAGAGGCCGTGGCCGAGATCCGCGCCCTGGGCGGCCAGGCCATCGGGCTGCCGTGCGACGTGTCGACGCGCGAAGGGATGCGCGAGGCGGTGGCGCAGTTCGCCAGCGACGCCGGACGGCTGGACATCATGGTCAACAACGCGGCCTGGGTGCGCTACCAGCCGCTTGCCGAAATCACCCCGGAGGTGATGGACCGCATGGTGGAGATCGGCTTCAAGTCGGTGATCTGGGGCATCCAGGCCGCGGCGGAGGCGATGGACCCGCAGCGCGGCGGCTCCATCGTCAACGTGGCATCCATCGCGGCCTTCAAGTCGCCCATGCGCTCGGTGGTCTACAGCGGCATCAAGGCCGGCGTCCTGGGCATTACCCGGGCTTCGGCCGCCGATCTGGGCGCCCGCAACATCCGCGTGAACGCGGTGGCGCCCGGCGCCATCCCCACCGAGGGCACGGCCAAGCATCGCAATGCGGAGCTCGACGCCAAGCGCATCGGCCGCACGCCGCTGGGCCGCCTGGGCACGGTGGAAGACATTGCGGACGCCATCTGCTTCCTGGCCGGCGACGAATCGCGCTTCTTCAATGCGGACGTGCTGCGCCTGGACGGCGGCGCCTCGGAGACCTCGCTGTGAGCGGCGTGGTGCGACCGCCCAAGCGGGTGCAGAACGTGTTCGTCGCGGCAAGGGATCCCGCCAGCCTGCACGGCTTCTATGAAGGCGCGCTCGGCCTGCCGCTGAAGTTCCGCGATGGCGACCGCTGGATCCAGTACGGCGCGGGCAATACCAACGTGGCGCTGGCCTCCCTCGAGGAGGCCGCGCCTGCCGCGAGCGGGCTGGTGATGGTGCTGGAGGTGGACGACTTCGAGGGCGCGCCGGAGCGCATTGCGGCCGCCGGCGGCCAGGTGCTGGGCCTGCGCGACATGGGCGCCCACGGCGCCGTGCTGTCGCTGCGCGACCCGGAAGGCAACCTGCTGCAGCTGTTCCGGCGCGCCGCGCCCGCCGCCGCATGAGCGAGCCGCAGACCGTGCCGGCAGCCTTGCAGTCGTTGCTGGACCGCGAAGCGATCCGCGACTGCCTGCTGCGCTATTGCCGGGGCATCGACCGCTGCGACGAGGACGCCTTGCGTTCGGCCTACTGGGAGGACGCCACCGATTGCCACGGGGCCTGGAACGGCAGCGCCGCCGGCTTCATCGCGCAGGCGCTGCCCAGGCTGCGGCAGGGCGGGCGCCGCGTCCACCAGATCACCAATGTGCTGAT
Above is a window of Variovorax sp. PMC12 DNA encoding:
- a CDS encoding SMP-30/gluconolactonase/LRE family protein; translated protein: MTVKITRVGTTKDQLGESPCWDADAQALTWIDALPGTLWRLPLDAVQAERHQLPAPVGSIAPCRSAAVVVALRNSFARYDFATRRLEHLAGIPVDHPRVRFNDGKCDAAGNFLAGTMHIDRQAGEPVMGGLYRLRTDCRVEQLADDIGFANGPCFSPDGAVLYLADSLERIIWAYDYDPDGPLRNKRVFARTQALDSGPDGATTDSQGFLWTVLTRAARLARYAPDGELDRVIELPVSYPTSICFGGPRLEHLYLTSISRSTRLEGTLAQDGGLFQLEGLPAAGRLPHHFGDC
- a CDS encoding LysR family transcriptional regulator, which codes for MHSFFASFEMKALDSLRIFVATQRKGSLSAAARSLSLSPATISRRISAMEEELGVQLVDRTSRNLKVTEAGQAFLERAEAMLELMNEAEQAVHSARERPEGRLRVHSRTHIALRVLAPLLPRFAELYPDIRVELELSEHPINLVDQDFDVDIRTGESNDSGFVIKRLLSSDEVLVASPAFLKTYSRIRHPSDLPQVRCLTYRRDREITTWKYIDQAGEQQELLIQGVLSANNGEVLRLAAIGGMGVALLSEATVRDDLREGALVRLLPEYRFAVRAFSNGIFAVFRQSRVLPLKVRAFVDYVADAMRSETG
- a CDS encoding CaiB/BaiF CoA transferase family protein; protein product: MNHSSSMQPLAGVRVLDLSRVMAGPLCGMALADLGADVIKVEHPERGDDTRDWGVRIGSHNTSYFNSCNRNKRSICVDLQDKDGQELVRKLAAQCDVVIQNFKYGGAQKMGLGYEDLRSINPEIIYCSISGYSVLSDEKARPGYDLVIQGETGLMAMNGEEGQGPLKFGIAAVDMFTGMYSAQAILAVLYERTRTGEGRHIQMSLYDSGMMITSYYGLTAWLNRGDPAKFGNSHPSIVPYGVFEAADGPLVIAVGNNGQFKRFCDEVIFCPELPVDPKFATNTERSRHRHELLPILLGKVGQFSRADLIGRMNKAGIPCGEVLGLYEALQSERTAQTQVWHRFEDTQAGAQAVHAPPYIIDGARAGVRHPPPHLGEHTAEVLRELLDMGEAQLEALGSRSIIK
- a CDS encoding Bug family tripartite tricarboxylate transporter substrate binding protein encodes the protein MSYRKLVMGLALCACAIAPTLAQQVTRIVVPFAAGGGTDQYCRILAQELNKQGLNVIIENKPGASGILAADYVARAKPDGQTVLVSSLGTLANNSVLYDKLPYDPAKDFSPVTQIAYQPAIVVGRTDLPYKNIKEMVAYAKQNPGKINRGSPGAAILTNLAPLAFEKEQGFSTLHIPFNGDAPALQALLGNQIDIHGTSITGSLPYVKSGKLRVLGVMDSQRLPQVPDAPTFKEQGFDMEARLWYSLSVPAGTPKPAIDRLNKAVNKVIADPEFVARAHAIGMEPQGGTPEELGKFIKAEADRWVPLLQSLNLPKQAQ
- a CDS encoding acyl-CoA dehydrogenase family protein, which codes for MIRDPSAFDETLAALRRYVREQLIPREAEVEQRDEVPADLVDDMAARGFFGWSIPQEWNGAGMTTEELVLAAMELSQASVAFRARVGTNTGIGSEALVADGTPQQKARYLPLLASGALTGAFALTEPDAGSDATALKTSATRDGEHYVLNGTKCFITNAPIAGLFTVLARTDPQDRSARGISAFLVERGTPGLSTGEAYRKMGQAGSPVSEVLLSDCRVPADSLIGGVEGMGFKTAMKVLNKQRIHLAALCTGPAIRMLDEAVAWTCERRQFGQPVAGFQLVQALIADCQTEIQAARALILQTARQRDAGEDVTMQASICKYFASEMCGRVADRCVQMLGGTGFIQGHPVERFYRDVRLFRLYEGTSQIHQLNIARRTIAAAGYRLGD